In a single window of the Drosophila miranda strain MSH22 chromosome XL, D.miranda_PacBio2.1, whole genome shotgun sequence genome:
- the LOC108164476 gene encoding coiled-coil-helix-coiled-coil-helix domain-containing protein 2 yields MVRRGRSASPPPSARRSAPAPARAAAPVPARAAAPPPPPAPMAAPPSAVGMPAPQQPSMFQQMAATAGGVAIGSAIGHTVGHGLTSMFSGSGDKEAAAPAPAAAAPPQQQQQYYAQPNEPQGACAWEMKQFIQCAQGQADLTLCEGFNEALRQCKSQNHMQ; encoded by the coding sequence CTCTGCTCCAGCACCCGCTCGCGCTGCCGCCCCAGTGCCGGCACGTGCTGCCgccccaccaccgccgccagcACCCATGGCCGCGCCACCAAGCGCCGTCGGAATGCCGGCCCCCCAGCAGCCTTCGATGTTCCAGCAAATGGCCGCCACCGCTGGCGGTGTTGCAATTGGCTCCGCCATCGGTCACACCGTGGGCCACGGTCTCACATCCATGTTCAGCGGCTCTGGCGACAAGGAAGCAGCGGCCCCAGCACCGGCTGCCGCGGCGCCCccgcaacaacagcagcagtacTACGCTCAGCCCAACGAACCCCAGGGTGCTTGTGCCTGGGAGATGAAACAGTTCATCCAGTGCGCCCAGGGCCAGGCGGATCTGACGCTCTGCGAGGGATTCAATGAGGCGCTGAGGCAGTGCAAGTCTCAGAATCACATGCAGTAG
- the LOC108164485 gene encoding histone H2B-like yields the protein MPPKTASGNTTKKAGKAQKNIHINTTDKKKRRKVRKESYAIYIYKVLKQVHPDTGVSSKAMSIMNSFVNDIFERIASEASRLGHYNKKSTITSREIQTAVRLLLPGELAKHAVSEGTKAVTKYTSSK from the coding sequence ATGCCACCGAAAACTGCAAGCGGGAACACAACCAAGAAGGCTGGAAAGGCACAGAAGAACATCCACATCAACACTACCGACAAGAAGAAGAGGCGCAAGGTCAGGAAGGAGAGCTATGCCATCTATATCTACAAAGTTCTGAAGCAAGTCCACCCGGACACTGGTGTCTCCTCCAAGGCGATGAGCATCATGAACAGCTTTGTAAACGATATCTTCGAGCGCATTGCCTCGGAAGCCTCTCGTTTGGGTCACTACAACAAAAAGTCCACCATCACAAGTCGGGAAATCCAAACGGCTGTGCGGCTACTTCTGCCGGGAGAGCTGGCCAAGCACGCCGTCAGTGAGGGAACCAAGGCCGTCACGAAGTACACCAGCTCTAAGTAA
- the LOC117186051 gene encoding histone H1-like isoform X1: MRQPKDQLTGPQCSGRRKIILGAYLIDFLCFSSGKFQIQDIGFSVTGDFCKEVPKPSASSSPSITSPTRDMVDASIKSLNERGGFSYLAIKKYIAAEYKCDAQKLTPFIKKYLKSAVADGKLIETSGTGASGSFKLSASVERKDKEAKKERKAKNTASPKRATRAATRSQMRNEAKMSDAAKKTARRR, encoded by the exons ATGCGACAGCCGAAAGACCAGCTTACAGGGCCGCAGTGCTCCGGCCGACGCAAGATCATTTTGGG CGCatatttgattgattttttaTGTTTCTCCAGCGGCAAATTTCAAATCCAGGATATCGGCTTCTCCGTCACCGGAGACTTCTGCAAAGAAGTCCCCAAgcccagtgccagttccagTCCCAGCATCACATCCCCAACCCGAGACATGGTAGACGCCTCGATTAAGAGCTTGAATGAACGTGGTGGCTTTTCATATTTGGCGATCAAGAAGTATATTGCGGCCGAATACAAATGCGATGCCCAGAAGCTGACTCCATTCATCAAGAAGTATTTGAAGTCGGCCGTTGCCGATGGAAAGCTGATCGAAACATCGGGCACAGGTGCGTCTGGCTCGTTCAAGCTGTCAGCATCTGTGGAGCGGAAAGATAAAGAAGCCAAGAAAGAGAGAAAAGCCAAGAATACAGCAAGCCCCAAAAGGGCGACCAGAGCCGCAACAAGAAGCCAAATGCGAAATGAAGCGAAAATGTCAGACGCCGCCAAGAAGACCGCCCGGCGCAGATGA
- the LOC117186051 gene encoding histone H1-like isoform X2 — MRQPKDQLTGPQCSGRRKIILGGKFQIQDIGFSVTGDFCKEVPKPSASSSPSITSPTRDMVDASIKSLNERGGFSYLAIKKYIAAEYKCDAQKLTPFIKKYLKSAVADGKLIETSGTGASGSFKLSASVERKDKEAKKERKAKNTASPKRATRAATRSQMRNEAKMSDAAKKTARRR; from the exons ATGCGACAGCCGAAAGACCAGCTTACAGGGCCGCAGTGCTCCGGCCGACGCAAGATCATTTTGGG CGGCAAATTTCAAATCCAGGATATCGGCTTCTCCGTCACCGGAGACTTCTGCAAAGAAGTCCCCAAgcccagtgccagttccagTCCCAGCATCACATCCCCAACCCGAGACATGGTAGACGCCTCGATTAAGAGCTTGAATGAACGTGGTGGCTTTTCATATTTGGCGATCAAGAAGTATATTGCGGCCGAATACAAATGCGATGCCCAGAAGCTGACTCCATTCATCAAGAAGTATTTGAAGTCGGCCGTTGCCGATGGAAAGCTGATCGAAACATCGGGCACAGGTGCGTCTGGCTCGTTCAAGCTGTCAGCATCTGTGGAGCGGAAAGATAAAGAAGCCAAGAAAGAGAGAAAAGCCAAGAATACAGCAAGCCCCAAAAGGGCGACCAGAGCCGCAACAAGAAGCCAAATGCGAAATGAAGCGAAAATGTCAGACGCCGCCAAGAAGACCGCCCGGCGCAGATGA